A single Sphingomonas sp. IW22 DNA region contains:
- the aguB gene encoding N-carbamoylputrescine amidase produces the protein MTQVTVAAMQLAFTRDIDANIRAVSELIREAKGRAAQVVLPPELFEGEYFCRTEEEEWFATARPVGEHPAVLAMQRLADELDLYIPTSFFEADGPHHYNSLAMIGPDGRIEGVYRKSHIPDGPGYEEKFYFRPGNTGFKVWSGPQARLGVGICWDQWYPETARAMMLMGAEILFYPTAIGAEPHDPTLDTRHMWRRAMLGHAVSNVVPVVASNRVGNEHGQVFYGHSFICDEFGEMLAEFGADETGVLTATLDLDRVKKNRAGMGFFRDRRPELYRRLVEDV, from the coding sequence ATGACCCAAGTGACCGTCGCGGCGATGCAACTCGCCTTCACGCGTGACATCGACGCCAATATCCGCGCCGTCAGCGAACTGATCCGCGAAGCAAAGGGGCGCGCTGCGCAGGTCGTGTTGCCGCCCGAGCTGTTCGAGGGCGAATATTTCTGCCGCACCGAGGAAGAGGAATGGTTCGCGACCGCGCGGCCCGTGGGCGAGCATCCGGCAGTGCTGGCGATGCAGCGCCTGGCGGACGAGCTGGATCTGTATATTCCCACCAGCTTTTTCGAGGCGGACGGGCCGCATCATTACAATTCGCTGGCGATGATCGGCCCCGACGGACGGATCGAGGGCGTGTATCGCAAGAGCCATATTCCCGACGGGCCGGGATATGAGGAGAAATTCTATTTCCGCCCCGGCAATACCGGGTTCAAGGTATGGTCGGGACCGCAGGCGCGGCTGGGCGTCGGCATCTGCTGGGACCAATGGTACCCCGAAACCGCGCGCGCGATGATGCTGATGGGCGCGGAAATCCTGTTCTATCCGACCGCTATCGGGGCCGAGCCGCACGATCCGACGCTGGACACGCGCCATATGTGGCGCCGCGCGATGCTGGGCCATGCGGTGTCCAATGTCGTGCCCGTCGTCGCGTCGAACCGGGTCGGCAACGAACATGGTCAGGTCTTTTACGGTCACAGCTTCATCTGTGACGAGTTTGGCGAGATGCTGGCCGAATTCGGTGCGGACGAAACTGGCGTGCTGACCGCGACGCTGGACCTGGATCGCGTGAAGAAGAACCGCGCGGGCATGGGCTTTTTTCGCGACCGCCGTCCTGAGCTTTATCGCCGGCTGGTCGAGGACGTTTGA